A window of Fragaria vesca subsp. vesca linkage group LG7, FraVesHawaii_1.0, whole genome shotgun sequence contains these coding sequences:
- the LOC101314210 gene encoding probable plastid-lipid-associated protein 7, chloroplastic-like, which translates to MLVQPPIPTFHTNILPLLRTTNMVITHTSPSTTHQKTQSSRLGECPPGFRPIHRVRVRVAEQTSGLVGDETPTQIKTELYQALQGINRGIFGVPSAKKSEIEGLVEQLESQNPTPDPTVNLEKVGGCWKLVYSTITILGSRRTKLGLRDFISLGDFYQNIDVAKGKAVNVIEFNVRGLNLFNGRLTIVASFKKASKSRVDISYDNSTITPVQLMNVFRKNYDILLGIFNPDGWLEITYVDDTVRIGRDDKGNIFILERSEEIMI; encoded by the exons ATGCTTGTCCAACCACCAATCCCAACTTTCCATACTAACATTCTTCCATTGCTCAGAACCACAAACATGGTGATAACTCACACTTCACCCTCAACCACTCACCAAAAGACACAAAGCTCAAGACTTGGCGAGTGCCCACCTGGGTTCAGACCCATTCACAGAGTCAGAGTCAGAGTTGCAGAGCAAACCTCTGGCCTTGTTGGGGATGAGACACCCACCCAGATTAAAACTGAGCTTTACCAGGCACTCCAAG GTATTAATAGAGGGATATTTGGAGTCCCATCTGCAAAGAAATCTGAGATTGAAGGTTTGGTTGAGCAGTTGGAGTCTCAGAATCCAACTCCAGATCCTACTGTGAACTTAGAAAAG GTGGGTGGATGCTGGAAACTTGTGTATAGCACAATTACAATTTTAGGCTCAAGAAGAACAAAGCTAGGATTGAGGGACTTCATCTCATTGGGAGATTTCTACCAAAATATTGATGTTGCTAAG GGCAAAGCAGTCAATGTGATCGAGTTCAATGTGAGAGGATTGAATCTGTTTAATGGACGGTTAACAATTGTGGCTTCCTTCAAGAAAGCATCCAAATCA AGAGTTGACATCAGCTATGACAACTCTACAATCACTCCAGTTCAG TTGATGAACGTGTTTCGGAAAAATTATGATATTCTGCTTGGAATTTTCAATCCAGACGGTTGGCTCGAGATCAC ATATGTTGATGATACCGTGAGGATAGGAAGGGATGACAAAGGCAATATCTTCATATTAGAGAGATCAGAAGAAATTATGATTTGA
- the LOC101314498 gene encoding vignain-like — protein MEFTNQIKCISLALILMLGAWSSEATSRTLQDVTMYGRYEQWMARHGRVFSSIDEKESRFKIFKENLAYIESSNNDASKTFRLGVNQFAHLTNEEFTSLSNGFKGHESSTKTSSFRYENVTVPATMDWRSKGAVTPIKNQGQCGCCWAFSAVAAMEGITQLTMGKLISLSEQELVDCDKSGEDQGCEGGLMDDAFEFINQNHGLSTEANYPYTGVDGKCNARKEASHAASITGHEDVPANSESALLKAVASQPISVAIDASGSDFQFYSSGVFTGTCGTSLDHGVTAVGYGVSDDGTKYWLVKNSWGAQWGEEGYIRMQRDVDAAEGLCGIAMAASYPTA, from the exons ATGGAGTTCACTAACCAAATTAAATGTATAAGTTTGGCCTTGATCCTCATGTTGGGGGCTTGGTCTTCTGAAGCCACATCTCGCACTCTGCAAGATGTGACAATGTATGGGAGATATGAGCAATGGATGGCTCGTCATGGACGTGTTTTTAGCAGCATTGATGAGAAGGAGAGTCGTTTCAAGATATTCAAAGAAAATTTGGCATATATAGAATCTTCCAATAACGATGCAAGCAAAACTTTCAGGTTGGGTGTCAATCAGTTTGCACATCTTACTAATGAAGAATTCACATCCTTGAGTAATGGATTTAAGGGGCATGAAAGTTCCACAAAAACCAGTTCCTTCAGGTATGAAAATGTCACAGTGCCGGCTACGATGGACTGGAGAAGCAAAGGAGCTGTAACTCCTATCAAGAATCAAGGCCAATGCG GTTGTTGTTGGGCATTTTCGGCAGTGGCAGCCATGGAAGGGATTACTCAACTTACAATGGGTAAACTAATCTCATTGTCTGAGCAAGAGCTAGTTGATTGTGACAAAAGTGGTGAAGATCAAGGTTGTGAAGGTGGTTTGATGGATGATGCATTTGAGTTCATCAATCAAAATCATGGACTTAGCACCGAGGCAAATTATCCCTACACCGGTGTTGATGGCAAATGCAATGCCCGGAAGGAAGCGAGCCATGCAGCCTCAATAACTGGCCATGAAGACGTGCCTGCAAACAGTGAAAGTGCCCTTCTAAAGGCCGTTGCAAGCCAACCTATTTCGGTTGCCATTGATGCTAGTGGATCTGATTTCCAATTCTATTCAAGTGGCGTCTTTACTGGTACCTGTGGAACAAGTTTAGACCATGGTGTTACAGCAGTTGGCTACGGTGTGAGTGATGATGGGACAAAGTACTGGCTGGTGAAGAACTCATGGGGTGCACAATGGGGTGAAGAAGGGTACATAAGGATGCAAAGGGATGTCGATGCAGCAGAAGGCCTTTGCGGCATTGCTATGGCAGCCTCTTACCCTACTGCATAG
- the LOC101314787 gene encoding uncharacterized bolA-like protein C8C9.11-like encodes MGVTKEQVEATLTSKLKPSHLDVVDTSGGCGASFVIEIVSEQFEGKRLLERHRVVNSALEEEMKEIHALSIKKALTPEQWKQQLEAEKSKPAA; translated from the exons ATGGGAGTCACCAAGGAACAAGTCGAAGCTACACTCACATCCAAATTGAAACCTTCACATCTC GATGTAGTTGATACATCTGGAGG ATGCGGTGCTAGCTTTGTTATTGAAATAGTATCAGAGCAGTTTGAAGGAAAGAGGTTGCTAGAGAGGCATCGGGTGGTAAATTCTGCTTTGGAAGAGGAGATGAAGGAGATTCATGCCCTCTCAATAAAGAAGGCCCTCACACCAGAGCAGTGGAAACAACAGCTGGAGGCTGAAAAATCTAAACCTGCTGCTTAA
- the LOC101315082 gene encoding trihelix transcription factor GT-2-like, with amino-acid sequence MLENSTFPVNPSSPTTDRSAEEVAGDGGSVSVGLEEEERAGLEQGYRNWAGNRWPRPETLALLKIRSDMDAEFKAASPKLPLWEEVSRKMGEAGYSRDAKKCKEKFENIYKYHKRTRESRGARSAGKTYKYFEQLEAIEQHHSEHPPPAETVQASTAETAAASPKDGVSNAIPCSSMQHQLSSFVDNSTPTTSCSSKESEGTHKKKRRVTEFFEKLMKQVIDKQENLQTKFVEVLDKYEQERIAREEAWKMQELTRIERERELLAQERSVAAAKDAAVLAFLQKFSEQAASVNLPSQSCSVQIPNQPSSVHLPLQACSVQLPNQVSSAQLPVQASAVRVQMPANSSVANTVSEKQKKDEDWELVRRSLESPDKNNGRSRTPTNSTRWPREEVSDLIRLRSNYDLQYQENGSKGHLWEEIAASMKKLGYDRNAKRCKEKWENINKYYRRLKDSNKKRPEDSKTCAYVEMLDSLYNKKNSKGENQADKNYDLRPEELLMHMMSGQEEQQQQPESATQNGDSQNVEKIQGDNGSIEGVGDVAGDGYRIVAANPSPMEQDNPSVAIMS; translated from the exons ATGCTGGAAAATTCAACTTTCCCGGTCAATCCAAGCTCACCCACAACCGACCGGAGTGCCGAGGAGGTCGCCGGCGATGGTGGGTCGGTCTCAGTTGGGCTCGAGGAGGAAGAGAGAGCTGGGCTGGAGCAGGGTTACCGGAACTGGGCCGGTAACCGTTGGCCTCGGCCGGAGACGCTGGCTCTGCTGAAGATAAGGTCAGATATGGACGCGGAGTTCAAGGCAGCCAGCCCTAAATTGCCTCTCTGGGAAGAGGTTTCCAG GAAAATGGGAGAGGCTGGATATAGTAGAGACGCCAAAAAATGCAAGGAGAAATTTGAGAACATATACAAGTACCACAAAAGGACTAGAGAATCACGGGGTGCTCGATCAGCTGGCAAGACATATAAGTACTTTGAGCAATTGGAGGCTATAGAACAACACCATTCTGAACATCCTCCTCCCGCTGAAACAGTTCAAGCTTCTACAGCTGAAACAGCAGCAGCGAGCCCAAAGGATGGTGTTTCAAATGCAATCCCGTGTTCTTCGATGCAACACCAGCTTTCTAGTTTTGTTGACAACTCGACTCCCACCACATCGTGTTCAAGTAAAGAGTCTGAAGGCACGCACAAGAAGAAGAGGAGGGTGACTGAGTTCTTTGAGAAGTTGATGAAGCAAGTGATCGACAAGCAAGAGAATTTGCAGACCAAGTTTGTGGAGGTGTTGGACAAGTATGAACAAGAACGGATAGCTAGAGAAGAGGCGTGGAAGATGCAAGAATTGACTAGAATTGAGAGAGAAAGAGAGCTCCTAGCTCAAGAGAGGTCTGTTGCAGCTGCAAAAGATGCTGCTGTTCTTGCATTTTTGCAAAAGTTTTCAGAACAAGCAGCCTCAGTGAATTTGCCAAGCCAATCATGCTCAGTTCAAATTCCAAATCAACCGTCCTCTGTGCATTTGCCATTGCAAGCGTGTTCAGTTCAATTACCAAATCAAGTATCCTCGGCGCAACTGCCGGTGCAAGCATCTGCAGTCCGAGTTCAAATGCCTGCTAACTCATCTGTGGCCAATACAGTTTCTGAAAAGCAGAAAAAGGATGAAGATTGGGAGCTTGTGCGTAGGAGTTTGGAATCGCCAGACAAGAATAATGGTAGAAGTCGTACACCTACTAATTCTACAAGGTGGCCAAGAGAAGAAGTTTCAGATTTGATTAGGTTGAGATCTAATTATGATTTGCAATATCAAGAAAATGGAAGTAAAGGCCATTTGTGGGAGGAGATCGCAGCATCAATGAAAAAGCTTGGTTATGACCGGAATGCCAAAAGGTGCAAGGAGAAGTGGGAGAACATAAACAAGTACTACAGAAGATTGAAAGATAGCAACAAGAAAAGGCCCGAGGATTCAAAGACATGTGCTTATGTTGAGATGCTTGATTCTTTGTACAACAAGAAGAATAGTAAGGGTGAGAATCAAGCTGATAAGAATTATGATTTGAGGCCTGAGGAGCTACTGATGCATATGATGAGTGGGCAAGAAGAGCAGCAGCAGCAGCCAGAATCAGCGACTCAGAATGGTGATAGTCAGAACGTTGAGAAGATTCAAGGAGATAATGGAAGCATAGAGGGAGTGGGAGATGTTGCTGGAGATGGTTATCGGATTGTGGCTGCTAATCCTTCTCCAATGGAACAAGATAATCCTTCAGTGGCAATTATGAGTTGA
- the LOC101315375 gene encoding uncharacterized protein LOC101315375, with protein sequence MADYETHHHHSSIPKETALQALNTIIQLHFEKTLEKKRSIDLQKKELQKLFQLFFLFLALVFLAQSSSSRLQCRHCWVPIVLLSLSHLIFYVSVAQTLRCINGFKYQRRCHKLTLGLATEKLREMKMRLGANGGGGHEFDGIGDNEFEIHYQEPPESYFGKFKRNWALHFGFLIVIYGFMVASSVVLLCF encoded by the coding sequence ATGGCGGACTACGAAACCCACCACCACCACTCCTCAATCCCAAAGGAGACAGCCCTGCAAGCCCTCAACACCATCATCCAACTCCACTTCGAGAAGACCCTCGAGAAGAAGCGATCCATCGACCTCCAAAAGAAGGAGCTCCAGAAGCTCTTCCAGCTCTTCTTCCTCTTCCTCGCCCTCGTCTTCCTCGCCCAGTCCTCCTCCTCCCGCCTCCAATGTCGCCACTGCTGGGTTCCCATCGTCCTCCTCTCCCTGTCCCACCTCATCTTCTACGTCTCCGTCGCTCAGACGCTTAGATGCATCAATGGCTTCAAGTACCAGAGGAGATGCCACAAGCTGACGCTGGGGTTGGCGACTGAGAAGCTGAGGGAGATGAAGATGAGGCTGGGGGCTAATGGTGGAGGAGGGCATGAGTTTGATGGGATTGGGGATAATGAGTTCGAGATTCATTATCAGGAGCCGCCTGAGAGTTATTTTGGCAAGTTTAAGAGGAACTGGGCTCTGCATTTTGGGTTCTTGATTGTTATCTATGGGTTCATGGTGGCTTCCTCTGTTGTTCTGCTTTGCTTTTAG
- the LOC101290891 gene encoding uncharacterized protein LOC101290891 gives MQVPRWRNFMILRNSLIPSTCTATRLASFHSTPSSFEKRKDKWNFDVKSSEQPSKNFIRYATRHKRADAKKALKNLLFNCGYCPKVSYQHIQAEDASGSSPKNHRSNSYRHAQKSHHKKMKRKLKRESFSDDENHPETIFQATYGKRWYTWSFNAQHNSFQDSSYGFEWREPSSWKDTKKSWENISGIETDDEECTIGSSSDRKILGLPSTGPLKTEDVKKAFHLSALKWHPDKHQGSSQEMAAEKFRHCVNAYNSLCNALSSA, from the exons ATGCAAGTACCCAGATGGAGAAACTTTATGATACTCAGGAATTCATTGATTCCGTCGACGTGTACGGCGACCCGTTTAGCGTCGTTTCATTCCACTCCTTCTTCATTTGAGAAGAGGAAAGACAAATGGAACTTT GATGTGAAGAGTTCAGAACAACCATCAAAG AATTTCATCAGATATGCAACTCGTCACAAGCGGGCTGATGCAAAGAAAGCCCTTAAAAATCTCCTCTTCAACTGTGGATACTGCCCTAAAGTGTCATATCAGCACATTCAG GCTGAAGATGCTTCAGGTAGCTCACCTAAAAATCATAGATCAAACTCTTATCGACATGCTCAGAAATCCCACCACAAGAAAATGAAAC GCAAGCTCAAAAGAGAGAGTTTCTCTGATGACGAAAACCATCCGGAGACAATCTTTCAGGCGACATATGGCAAGAGATGGTACACTTGGTCTTTTAACGCACAACATAACTCTTTTCAAGATTCATCATATGGCTTTGAGTGGAGAGAGCCTTCAAGCTGGAAAGATACAAAGAAAAGTTGGGAAAACATTAGTGGCATAGAGACTGACGATGAAGAATGTACCATAGGATCAAGTTCTGATAGAAAAATTCTTGGTCTCCCTTCGACAGGTCCTTTAAAGACCGAAGATGTTAAAAAAGC TTTCCATTTATCAGCTTTAAAATGGCATCCTGACAAGCATCAAGGATCTTCACAG GAAATGGCAGCAGAGAAATTTAGGCATTGTGTCAATGCGTACAATTCTCTGTGCAATGCATTATCCTCAGCATAA